A single Micromonospora sp. CCTCC AA 2012012 DNA region contains:
- a CDS encoding siphovirus ReqiPepy6 Gp37-like family protein, with translation MPLSLPAPARITILVTDRDLNVIGDPISGWTDLDITLRFNEPATGVLRAPRTAVSAAQLAPGNRVVVIRDGAVFCAGPIEEPGPEDWSVSGQASGPGICEVQFSDDLAAVVARITYPNPAAAATAQTSTARWTATAAAGDIMRSLVNLNAGPGALTARRVPQLALGGGAGLGTTIKVGSRFEPLGDALRSAAIAGGGLGMRTRQDIATGQLLFDVYAPQDLASSVRFSPGLGNLRSYRYEPKAPTVTAAIVGGKDVGTSRVVVERVNTTASTSWGRMETFVDQRQSTDTAADTTELNQAGDEALTRGAETARLTSVTVDTPDQRYGTHYQLGDRVSVELASGVQVTDVVRAVHLEVSPEAGEVVTALVGTQEASSDQLWLRYLRDLSRRVDGLETI, from the coding sequence ATGCCCCTGTCGCTGCCCGCGCCAGCGCGGATCACCATCCTCGTCACCGACCGGGACCTCAACGTCATCGGCGACCCGATCAGCGGCTGGACCGACCTGGACATCACCCTCCGCTTCAACGAGCCGGCCACCGGCGTCCTGCGGGCACCGCGGACCGCCGTGTCCGCCGCGCAACTCGCCCCGGGCAACCGGGTCGTGGTGATCCGAGACGGAGCCGTGTTCTGCGCTGGCCCCATCGAGGAGCCCGGCCCGGAGGACTGGTCGGTCTCCGGGCAGGCGTCCGGGCCCGGCATCTGCGAGGTCCAGTTCTCCGACGACCTGGCGGCCGTCGTCGCCCGGATCACCTACCCCAACCCGGCCGCCGCGGCGACCGCGCAGACGTCGACCGCCCGGTGGACCGCCACGGCGGCCGCCGGCGACATCATGCGGTCCCTGGTCAACCTCAACGCCGGCCCCGGCGCGCTGACAGCACGGCGGGTGCCGCAGCTGGCCCTCGGCGGCGGGGCCGGCCTCGGCACCACCATCAAGGTCGGCAGCCGCTTCGAGCCGCTCGGCGACGCGCTGCGCTCGGCGGCGATCGCCGGCGGGGGGCTGGGGATGCGCACCCGGCAGGACATCGCCACCGGCCAGCTGCTCTTCGACGTCTACGCCCCGCAGGACCTGGCCAGCTCGGTGCGATTCTCGCCCGGCCTCGGGAACCTCCGGTCCTACCGGTATGAGCCAAAGGCCCCGACAGTCACCGCGGCGATCGTCGGCGGCAAGGACGTCGGCACCTCCCGCGTCGTCGTCGAGCGCGTCAACACCACGGCGTCGACGTCGTGGGGGCGGATGGAGACGTTCGTCGACCAGCGGCAGTCCACCGACACCGCCGCCGACACCACCGAGCTCAACCAGGCCGGCGACGAGGCACTGACGCGCGGCGCGGAGACCGCCCGCCTGACCTCGGTCACCGTGGACACCCCCGACCAGCGGTACGGCACGCACTACCAGCTCGGCGACCGGGTCTCGGTGGAACTCGCCTCCGGCGTCCAGGTCACCGACGTGGTCCGCGCCGTGCACCTGGAGGTGTCGCCCGAGGCCGGGGAGGTCGTCACCGCGCTGGTCGGTACGCAGGAGGCCTCCAGCGACCAACTGTGGCTCAGGTACCTGCGTGACCTGTCTCGCCGCGTGGACGGATTGGAGACCATCTGA
- a CDS encoding DUF4352 domain-containing protein codes for MVRTRHLATALVLTTAALAGCGDQEPVGAPSSTASSSSPSPAVSSASPTPSASPTAAPDVQLALGKSKESPDGAVISTVYAYKQPVAKSAPRPEEQAGYEWGAADVKVCVKKSYTANSVSVSNSPWTLVYADDSQIEASGTGYESFPEPAFPFGEKTLAPGRCVRGWITFPVPAKKRPAAVEYAGQSEPVPPRWVVK; via the coding sequence ATGGTCCGTACCCGCCACCTCGCCACCGCCCTGGTCCTCACCACCGCCGCCCTGGCTGGCTGCGGCGATCAGGAGCCGGTCGGCGCCCCCTCGTCCACCGCTAGCTCGTCCTCACCGTCGCCGGCGGTCAGCTCGGCATCGCCGACCCCCAGCGCCAGCCCGACCGCGGCTCCCGACGTGCAGCTCGCTCTGGGCAAGAGCAAGGAATCACCCGACGGCGCGGTCATCTCCACCGTGTACGCCTACAAGCAGCCCGTCGCCAAGTCGGCGCCCCGCCCCGAAGAGCAGGCCGGCTACGAGTGGGGTGCAGCGGACGTGAAGGTGTGCGTCAAGAAGAGCTACACCGCGAACTCGGTCAGCGTCAGCAACTCCCCGTGGACCCTCGTGTACGCCGACGACTCCCAGATCGAGGCGTCGGGCACCGGCTACGAATCGTTCCCCGAACCGGCGTTCCCGTTCGGCGAGAAGACGTTGGCTCCGGGGCGGTGCGTGCGCGGGTGGATCACCTTCCCCGTGCCGGCGAAGAAGCGGCCCGCCGCTGTGGAGTACGCCGGCCAGAGCGAGCCGGTGCCGCCGCGCTGGGTGGTGAAGTAG
- a CDS encoding phage distal tail protein, which produces MPVYVGVISPPTTPAPEPTPTPAPAPQRPRDPGRFQLVWIGPDGTELQLTSDTELHFTLDGWSNVVGAAPIIIVAYPHPRGGTRVGHVQPQPRTMTLPVRVRADTHMELVGGWRDFVRPIVATRRLGPGKLRILRPDGSAREIECYYQGGIEGEPGQGWLYDTAVLSLYCPDPYWRDVTPESIPYAYAGAPVSYLSPYLTVSPTSVLGVATATNAGDVEAWPEWTIVGPATSVVATNHTTGESFTLTGTLTAGQVATITTDPPTVRGPGDAIWTGKLSWPGAVLWGLQPGLNDVEFAVAGAGAGTSITLSYVPRYETA; this is translated from the coding sequence ATGCCCGTCTACGTCGGCGTAATCAGCCCGCCCACCACCCCGGCCCCCGAGCCGACGCCCACCCCAGCGCCGGCCCCGCAGCGGCCGCGCGACCCCGGCCGCTTCCAGCTGGTGTGGATCGGGCCCGACGGCACCGAGCTGCAGCTGACCAGCGACACCGAGCTGCACTTCACCCTCGACGGCTGGTCCAACGTGGTCGGCGCGGCACCGATCATCATCGTCGCCTACCCGCACCCGCGCGGCGGTACCCGGGTGGGGCACGTCCAGCCGCAGCCACGCACCATGACGCTGCCGGTGCGGGTGCGCGCCGACACCCACATGGAGCTGGTGGGCGGCTGGCGGGACTTCGTCCGGCCGATCGTGGCCACCCGCCGGCTCGGCCCCGGGAAACTGCGGATCCTGCGCCCGGACGGCTCGGCCAGGGAGATCGAGTGCTACTACCAGGGCGGCATTGAGGGTGAGCCCGGCCAGGGCTGGCTGTACGACACGGCCGTGCTCAGCCTCTACTGCCCCGACCCCTACTGGCGCGACGTCACCCCCGAGAGCATCCCGTACGCCTACGCCGGCGCGCCGGTGTCCTACCTCAGCCCGTACCTGACGGTGAGCCCGACCAGCGTGCTGGGCGTCGCCACAGCGACCAACGCTGGCGACGTCGAGGCGTGGCCGGAGTGGACGATCGTCGGCCCGGCCACGTCGGTGGTCGCGACCAACCACACCACCGGCGAGAGCTTCACCCTCACCGGCACGCTCACCGCCGGCCAGGTCGCGACCATCACCACCGACCCGCCAACCGTGCGCGGCCCCGGTGACGCGATCTGGACCGGGAAGCTGTCCTGGCCGGGGGCGGTGCTGTGGGGCCTGCAGCCGGGCCTCAACGACGTCGAGTTCGCCGTGGCCGGCGCTGGCGCGGGCACCTCGATCACCCTGTCCTACGTCCCTCGATACGAGACGGCCTGA
- a CDS encoding glycoside hydrolase domain-containing protein gives MAIEGIDYAWDRPTISSLVPAGKQFVVRYGGPGSDGKQLQPAELRELLAAGIAVVANAEGTASGFRGRTAGRSWAQQADSHFRGLGMPADRPIYFSADWDVRPSEMDDVDEALRGAADVIGAARVGLYGGYNVIRHAQAAGTARWFWQTYAWSGGRWAPGIHLQQYRNGVQLAGGTVDLNRAMVTDFGQWGQKERLEGVAQMFCRYGDRGENVRALQYALNNCGFVPGTIDGVYGDGTAAALKQAEASVGVTSDGRTYDADSYIRVQALFVRRFSAAQKGDPGPKGPAGPVGPQGPKGDPGPAGGADVDQVLGELGRRINAAQQS, from the coding sequence ATGGCAATCGAGGGCATCGACTACGCCTGGGACCGGCCGACCATCTCCAGCTTGGTGCCTGCCGGCAAGCAGTTCGTGGTCAGGTACGGCGGGCCGGGGTCCGACGGCAAGCAGCTTCAGCCAGCTGAGCTCCGGGAGCTGCTGGCCGCCGGTATCGCAGTCGTCGCGAACGCTGAGGGAACCGCGAGCGGCTTCCGCGGCCGCACAGCGGGCCGCTCATGGGCACAGCAGGCGGACAGCCACTTCCGGGGCCTTGGAATGCCGGCCGACCGGCCGATCTACTTCTCGGCGGACTGGGACGTCCGCCCGAGCGAGATGGACGACGTCGACGAGGCGCTGCGCGGAGCGGCCGACGTCATCGGCGCAGCCCGTGTCGGCCTGTACGGCGGGTACAACGTCATCCGCCACGCCCAGGCGGCCGGTACCGCCCGCTGGTTCTGGCAGACCTACGCCTGGTCCGGCGGCCGGTGGGCGCCCGGGATACATCTCCAGCAGTACCGAAACGGGGTGCAGCTGGCTGGCGGCACCGTCGATCTCAACCGCGCCATGGTGACCGACTTCGGCCAGTGGGGACAGAAAGAACGACTCGAGGGAGTAGCTCAGATGTTCTGTAGATACGGGGATCGGGGCGAGAATGTCCGCGCCCTGCAGTACGCCCTGAACAACTGCGGGTTCGTCCCCGGCACCATCGACGGCGTGTACGGCGACGGCACCGCGGCGGCGCTGAAGCAGGCGGAGGCGTCGGTGGGCGTCACGTCGGACGGGCGGACGTACGACGCGGACTCGTACATCCGAGTCCAGGCGCTGTTCGTGCGCCGATTCTCCGCCGCCCAGAAGGGCGACCCGGGGCCGAAGGGGCCGGCCGGTCCGGTTGGTCCGCAGGGCCCGAAGGGTGACCCGGGTCCGGCCGGCGGCGCCGATGTCGACCAGGTGCTCGGCGAGCTGGGCCGCCGGATCAACGCCGCCCAGCAGAGCTGA